The archaeon BMS3Bbin15 genome includes the window TTCTTAACTTCACCTGCAAGAATTCTGGTGTGTGGCGGGCAGTAGCCTTCTCCAAGCATAAAACTCTTTCCGAGTTTCTTCGAGAAATAGTCTCCGACATACCTGTCAGGAAGAAAAACACATTTATCTTCAAGCAGCTTTTCAAGCCCGTCCAAATCTGCCACAGCACGGCAGAGGGCCATCTGTTCTGGCTTCGATTTTATATATCCAATGACAAGATTGTTATCTCTTATCTGTTCGGCTTCAACCATTGCTACCATGGGGCAGAGAGCATCTTCTCTGGGATGGAGAACAACTTTATCGGGAGCAAGAAGTTTAACAAGCTCTGCCATAAAGCCAACGCCAGCTACAACAATAACCTCGGCTTTGCTTTCCCCTGCAAACAGGGCACATTCCAGCTTACCTCCCACAAAATCACTGTAATCCTGAACTTCATCACTCTGAAAATAATGAGCTATTACTATGGCTTTTCTCTTCTTCTTCAGCTCTGAGATTTTCCTCAGAATTCTGCTCATCTATATCTCAGCCTTGCTCTTATAGCTGGATATTGCCTTCTTCAGTGCCCAGATTGCCACTTCCTTGCAGCATCTGTTTGTGTTTCCAATCTTTCCAGCTTTGCCTTCAAGGTCTTTTAGACTGATAGTTTCGGCATCCTCGAGAGTTTTTCCTTCGGCCATAGAAGCTGTGAGCTCACTTCCTGCTATAGTGGATGCACACTGATAAGCTT containing:
- the nifU_1 gene encoding nifU-like protein, with translation MRGEEVAKLLKERKYEGAIEEPSAMGTEVHPLCNDRVSFYITVEEGHIKEVKYEAYQCASTIAGSELTASMAEGKTLEDAETISLKDLEGKAGKIGNTNRCCKEVAIWALKKAISSYKSKAEI